A window of Bos mutus isolate GX-2022 chromosome 3, NWIPB_WYAK_1.1, whole genome shotgun sequence genomic DNA:
ctctgggaggagggggagaccgGGACTCACCgtaggaaggaggagggaaaaagaaaaccagagaggaggactgggtgtgtgtgtggagggggaggggatggcGGCGGGAGGCTTGCCACCTTCGGGCGCCGCCCCCCCATCCCACAGccagccccccccccccgccccccaccgccgCACCCCCCCGCCCAGTGAGCACCCAAGTTGGAGATGGATTgaaatttctttcaaaacttgaaaacaagaaacaaagtGTTGTATGGATAGAAGGTTAAGATGCATCATGTCAGGACCCCAAGTGCTTTATACTAAATAATATACCACGAGCAGCAGATCCATAAGGCAAACTCTAGAAATTGCATATAGGGTGCATACGTCTTGACCGACTCAGCAAGAAGGTGGATTTATGTCCCCATGTCTGTAGAGATGATTTACAGTTCAGCCCAGCTGAAGCTGACGGAATGAGACTATGGGCTGTGCCTCCGCCGAGCATGTTGCCACTGTTCAAAATGAAGAGGAAgcccagaaagggaagaactaccAGAACGGAGATGTGTTTCGCGATGAGTATAGGATCAAACCGGTGGAAGAGGTTAAATACATGAAAAACGGGGCAGAAGAGGAGCAGAAGATAGCAGTCAGGAACCAAGAAACCTTGGGGGAAAGTGAGAGTTCAAATGTAAGACTTTAATAAAGAGATTCCAGGATTAGTTCATCAACCCAGAGCAAACACGTACATCTCTGAAACCCAACAAGAATTCTTCAGAATGTTGgatgaaaaaattgaaaagggTCAAGATTACTGTTCGAAAAAAGAAGATACCACATAAAGCGGGAGCTGCTACTGTGTTAAATAGGTTACACCCCAGTTGAAATCTTTGCAAAGGACTGTTTTCTTCAGCCAACAGCACTATAGCAAAAGATTGTTCCATATTGTATGCCCCATTAAATTACAGTGTTTCTTAATGAACTTGCAAAGGCATattgctaaaaacaaacaaaaactctgttATCAAACTTTCTTTGTTGCTGCTAGTTAAAAGTTGTTGTAACTTTGCATTTGTCTCAGTGTCCAGGTCTGCAAAATCCTGCAGTATCATCTTAAAGATACCGTTCTACAGAAGCTCTCCAACCTGTTTTCTGTAAGATGAGGTAGTGGTGAACTCAGATATCCAACTTCTGTTCTAGACTGGTTCTGCTTCTAAGACAAGCGCCTCCttaccccctccctcctctcttcccggAGCAGTCCAGAGTCTTGCTTCTCACTGGCAGTGTTGTGCTTTGGAGATGGGATGGTTGCTATGGCAAGGCTAGCTTCTTTGCTAAGAAGTAGAGACACTATTGTCGAGTCAAAGCATGTCGTGACATGACTTCTGGAAGTGACACAGGAGTGAGCGGCAGGTGATTTCATTTCCTGGGTCTCTTAAAGATCAAGCTTGCAACATCAGTTTTGCTCAGATACAGCAGAAGTGCCATACAATCATTTAGAATCCTTcttgcccactttttttttctaagaaaattaaacattttactgtttttatattaaaaaaaaaaaagaaaatgtgtgttaCCCTCCCTTTATGACTAGCAAACTGCTGccagtcttaaaggaaattacaACCTAGGATGACAATGGCATTATGAGGAATGTTCCAATTAGATAAGATCATTTAAAAAGTGTACTTAAAAGCAAGGGCTTCCAAATCAAACAAATAGAATTGGATACCTATTTTCATTGGTATGCAGGAACTGCCAAGAGGCCTCCAAATTCCAAAATAGCTTCATTGAAAAATTTGTTGTAAAAGGCATAAATAAGATGGGAGGCCAATGGTCTGACTGAACTTGTGATTTATAACTCAAATTCAGAGCATAATAGGAAATTTTTTTAGACCTTTTCCCCTAAGCTAAATGTACCCAGATAGAAAAGCATTGCAGCATAAGTGGATGGACAAATCATTCCTATGATAAGCAACTAAACTTACTGATTTCTCTCAAAAGGTTTGTAAGTATTCTAGCCTTAGAAAATCAAACTCCTTCTTGGAGgaactttctttccttccctctgcctTTGGAATGTAAGTGTTCTACAAACTttagggaggttttttttttttttaatgtatagttgatttacagtgttatgttattttctgctgtacaactaactattctatatatagaatatatattcttttttattatggttCATTATATgacattgaatataattccctgtgctatacagtaggaccttattgtttatctattttatatatagtactttgtatctgctaatctgtatctcctaatttattcttctcccacctcctttcccctttgataaccataagtttgttttctatgtctgtgaatccgtttctgttttgtaaataaattcatttgtttcatgttttagattccacgtgtaagtttTATCATATGGTATAGatatatctttctctgtctgatttatttcacttagtatgataatctcttggtccatccatgttactacaaatggcattatttcctttttttatggctgagtagtgtggtgttggagaagactcttgagagtcccttggactgcaaggagatccaaccagtccatcctaaaggagatcagtcctgggtgttcactggaaggactgatgctgaagctgaaactccaatactttggctacctcatgtgaagagttgactcattggaaaagaccctgatgctgggagggattgggggcaggaggaggaggggacgacagaggatgagatggctggatggcatcaccgacttgatgaacatgagtttgggtagactccaagagttggtgatggacagggaggcctggcgtgctacaattcatggggttgcaaagagtcggacatgactgagcaactgaactgaattgaattgagtgtcatattccagtgtgtgtgtgtgtgtgtatctttatccattcatcttttgttGGACATCAAGATTgcctctgtgtcttggctattgtaaacagtgctgctaagAACTGgatatttcccaggtggctcagtgataaagaatctgtgtgcaatgcaggaggcgcaggtttgatccctgggtcaggaagatcctctgtagaaggaaatggctaccagaGCTTGGAGGGtcacggtccatgggatcacaagagtcagatttgacttagtgactgaacagcaacaaatagtTGTTTTCACAAGTTCAGTAAGAATCGGTTCTTCTTGTAACAGGACACAATTGGACATATTAGCTATATTACCAAGTCTATGGTTGGATTATCATATTTAAGAGAGACATACATAGACCAGAAATATGATCAGAATGCTTTAAAAAACTGAGGTTGACTTTATGTAGCCAATAAAATCTCAAGGAGAAATAGACTGCTGTCTTGCTTGCAGAGTTTTCAGCAACCATACTAAGTAAGGAAGATCAATTCCTGACAGGTTACAGGAACTTCAGGTTATTGGGGGACCTTGAAAGACAAGAATTCACCCCAATATATATGAGTTAAAGGCAGTTCTAATGGTAAGTTGTCAACTTGACTTCTTGGCCTCAAGAGACGTTTAAAAGTCCAATCTTAAATTCCATGTGAAATTTTCCAACAAAGCAGTTTAGGAGAGCCTAGATGGTCAGTTCCTATTCTTGCTGTATTTAAGTAGATTAAATAGGCCAAGTTATTGAAACTAAACTTACTTTGCAAACAGGTTTGTTTTAAGTTGGTAAAAATGAGGgtgattttagaaaaattatgttttagtAATACAGTGTGGATATTAGATTCTAATACTATCCATTTTCTTTGAGGTTTGTTTTATACCAATAAACTGGACTAGATCCTCATACCTAGCTATAAATGGACTAGTCTCCTCATATCTAGCTACAACTCTCTGAACTAATGTCtgatttttcccattcttttgatTTGGGGTTATTGAGAACTGCCCTTGTTCCTGAAGCCCTGCACACTAAAACTAGAAAACTTGATATAAACTCCAGAGAAAACACCACAGTTGCTCATgtttagaaaatctttttttgctTCTTCTTATGTGGGCCACTCAAAGTTTACCAGTATATTTGATGATATACCAAAGACATTCAAATGACAATTTGAAAATCTATCAAGTTGTCACTGCCTGCCCTATTCCATCTGAGTATGCTTTGAGCCAGACATCTAGAAATCTCTATTGGCTGCTTTCAGATCCCAGGAATTGGTATTATGTGTCTGCTCCAATCATtaatcattgtttttattttgtcccCATAGAAAGGCCTTAGTAAATACATGATTGCTTCCACCATAGCCCTAATTTAGGGAGCCCACCTAATCACATCCTCCTGAAATTATTTAAAGGTGGGACTGTaggggagcaaaatttgccacccTAAAATGCgaaatgaaagtcacttagtcgtgtctgactctttgccatggaattctcccagccagagtactagagtgggtagcctttcccttgcccagggcatcttcccaacccagggattgaacaaggtctcccgcattgcaggcagattctttaccagctgagccacaagggaagtcctctctTTGGCATAAGCACTATTTTGGgctaattatttttaacaaatagttGACTCCAGaagtggtgggtttttttttttcacctccagCTTAGCTGCTTAAAGAATTTAGATAAAGTTCTGGTCCTGGAAGAGCACTGTCACTGGAGATGTGGACACAGAGTATGGGCTAAGTGTGGTAAGGGGAGCTCTGCAGGGCCTGGAGACCAGTGTCTTTGTGTCCCACTGTCTTTGCATGGTCCAGCAAACATTGCTTTACCAAACATTTTCCTATCTTCCTGTAAATTGTTTTCCTCCCCTTTAGAGTCCCAAATCCCTaaccctttctccttccctcagaTGGTGTATAAGCCTCACTTGGCCTAACTTGGTTTCAGGCCTCCTGTTCTTGTGGGGCCCCATTTATAGGTCGTGCTCATGCTcacagccatgtccgactctttgtgaccccctgggttgtagcatgccaggctcctctgtccaaggaattttccaggcaagaacactgagtgggttgccatttcctcctccaggggatcttcctgattcagggatgaaacctgtatctcctgtgtctcttgctgttaggcagattgtttactactgtgccacctgggaaatcccaccatACAGAGGTAATTCAGTTCATTTTTCCCCCTGTTGATCTGTCCTGTACCAATTTAATCATTAGGaccgcccccccaaaaaaaaactcaagaaggATGAGGGGGGAGATTTCTCCCTTACAAACATATTATAAACATTTCCTTACATAAAGTTTCTAGTTTCTAAAAAATGTTGAACTATTAATTTAAATGGATTATTTTCCTtccaaaacatgttttaaaatttatttttgttttcaatataaCATTcagatatttacttatttactttacaTCCTTGGTTCatgtattcttttgttttttcctttctctggctctttcttttttgttgttgtttttaaaaatttatttttttaatttgcctttatttttttatgtggtAACAAGAAGGTTTTTTACAAGGTTCAACCATCCACATACAATTTAAGCTTTTATTTGGGAGTATGGAGAGGAGCTCTGGTAGATGTGGTATTCTTCGTTCATAATCTTGGAGAAGCAGCCATGGTGTTACTCTGTTCTCCTAGAGCCACTGCTGGCTCTAAAGCACACAGCTCTGTGGTGTGTATGTATGAGTGTGCATTCTAATGCGAGTGGAACTTATAAAACAAATTCCCTTACACCCTCTGATCATTCCCTGTCTAGCCGAAGGCAAGATTTCTTAGGTTTGTACTCTGCTTCCTTCCTACTTTTGAGGAAAAACTAAAAACCTTTATTTCCCCCCATTTGGAAATGAGATTTGAAAATCAGATTAAAAGGAGTCCACCTTAGCCTATAGGGTTATTTGAGTCATAAGACATCATGAATCATTCTGTCAAGTTAGAACCTGCATTTTCAAATGATGCTTAGCCTAGTTGCTGATCCAGAGGAGGCActgtaaatatttggtgaatgatcGAGGCAGTACCTTTCCAACTAAGGACAGCCTTTCATCTCAGAAAGCCTTGTCCTTTCTGAAtaattctctgcttttcagcaacTAGAGTGAAAGACAAGAAGATCTAATCTTAACCAGGGTGGCTGAGTGTAGAAGGAAAGGTGGTATCTTAGGCTAACAGCTATTAAGGTTGTAGTGTAAAACTTAATGTTACATTAGGAAGCAAATGTACAGTCAATGCATTTATCAGTGTGGAAGTAATAAGATGTGCCAGATGTCTTGTATTTCAGTGCCTGGTTCTTTTCCTCTCCCTACCCTCCTTTTCTGAAAATACAATGGTTGTATACTGCTTCCAATAATTTTGACTACTCTTAACTAGAAACTTAGATGCAAGTAACACTATGTCCTAGGGCATGGGGGATATAAACATTAATGACCTCTTATTCCCTCTGCCTTGTCAAAATAAAGTCCATTTTCTTCAAGCTAAAATTCCCAGTTATTACATGGTGGAGTAAAAGTAGATAAAGAAGGTTTTAAGATTCAGAATAGTTAGAATCTTGGCTCTGCTACCTATCAGTTGTTAGATGACCTTGGGTGAGTTATTTCCCTTAATCTCTAAAATGGTAGTAattagcagggcttccctgatggctcagaagttaaagcgtctACCTCTAATGCAGGAGAGGACTGAGCAACCTAACTAACAGGCACTTTAAGGGAGATGGTGAGGCTTAAGTGAGAACAAAAACGGGACATTTTGGTTTTTACTTGATGAATACCAAACTTATCTAGTGCCAGAAGGTCaggttattcctttttttttttttttaataccactcAGCTGCTAATAAGTGGTAAGATGTTTTACAGATTGTTCTTGATTTGTAATTCTTTTGAGATTTAGATGAAGATTTAAATGATGCTCGTTCTAGCAAGTGTTGTTCTTTGAGAATTAAGGTTGAGAAGCTGGTTGCCGGGTAAACTATACCGGTAAAATAGTCAATAGACTATTTCCAAGATATATTTAAccactttttcattttatacattcTGCAaagttgttgttgctattgtttttaaCATCAAGACcctttgctgtttagtcgctaagtcgaaCCCTTTAGGACCCCAGGGAGTGCAGCACACCCAGCTTCCacgtccttcgccatctcccagtttgctcaaactcatgttggttGAGTCCCTGATGCCATCAAGATCCTAACAGGTTAGGGTAACACTAACTtgtgtttacatttatttttctgtcactTATCATTGAGAGGGTTCTTAATGAAGACTTTCTTCCAAGAGTTAATCAAGGCTAGGCAATTGAAGTTTGCAGTTAAGCGTCTGTGCTTAAATTGTTTTCTatcaatttgtaaatatttttgctaGCAACTTTTCCTCAAGCTATCGCTTCTTTTATCTTGAACTGGCTCAAATTCTTCCTTTCCAGAAATGTTTTTGATGTTTATTACCAGCCTCTTTTGTCACATTTTCCTCActttgggagacccaggttacGAGGACCAAGTTTGTGCTCGGTATTCTTTCCTGAGTTCTACGTGATTATACCCCTGAATGCTTAATTCAGCTTGGTTAAGCATCAGATATATTTGTGGAATGCTGCTGTATGATAGGGTGGAAAGTAGTGAGGTAGTGGGGCTTATTACCAAAATGGGTAATGGAAAACAGAGAATGTGTTGTGTTAAATAACAAAAATGCTTTAAGCATCAAGAAGGGGGTAATTAAACTGCTGGAATTTTCAGGAAGTAAGTGGGACGTGAGAGTGAAGAGCGAAGAGAAGGTGGCGAGGTTTTACTTCGTTATCCTTTATTAATAGATCATCAGGGAGGAGTCTTAAGAGTCACGTCTAATGCGCGAACGACTCATTCGGAGGCGACAACCCCCTCCGCCCTACTTCGGGACGCGGGGTCACTGGCCGCCTAAGTGTCTGCGTCCCAGCTGCCGGTCTCTCACGCAGTCGCCGCGCCGAGTCTTCCTCCGAGTCCAGCTGCTCCTTTGAGCGCTAGCAGGGAGCCGGTCCACCAGGCCTATCCCCACCGCGCCCCGGGTTGGGGCCCGCCCAGCCTACTCTCCCTTCGGCGCAGGCACCTGCCTGGCCGCCCCGCTCGGCGGGGTCCTGAGGCGCCTCGGGGAAGCGCGCCGATTGGCTGCGGCTCGGGGCTGGTGCTTGGCTCCGGCGCCGCTTGACAACCGCAGTGTGCGAGAGGCTTAGCCGAGCGGTAGCCGGCTTCGGGAGGGGCAGACGCGAGGAAGGACGGACTGACGGGCTGATGGATTGACGcgctgggggcaggaggcaggaccGACGCCGAGCCCAGACCGCCACCCTCGCGCTCCCTCTCCAGCCCGGAACCCGCCTTTTCGGGGCCCGGTCCTCTGGCCTCCCAGCCGCTTTCTCCTCCGTGGTTTCTCCGGGCTCGACCCGGAGCCCTCAGGTGAGCGACTCCTGGAGGCGGAGGCGGGGTCGGGTTGCGCCTCGGGTTGTCATGGTCACCCGTCGCCGCCGGTCACCACCTGACAGGGCGGCGACCCTGGCGACCCCAAGGGCGGCGTTCCTGGCACGGGAGAAGGGTCTTGGGTAGGCTGGGGTGCTGACTGGGTGGGGACTGGGGTCGTGGGTGAGGCCCTGGCGCCGACGGGTGGGGGCCAGGCCGAGACTGGAAGCCGCCGCTCCTGAACCACACCTTTGCCTCGCTGCTAGTCCGGCTTTGCCGACCGAGCCGACGCCCCTCGCCCTGGCACTGTCCGCCTTTGAGCACGGTGGGTGCCCATCTCGCTGCTGCTGTGGAGCGGGAGGGCGGCTGACGACGCTGATTCTTTCTTCCTCGCCCCTCTGCCAAGCCCAAGCGACAGCCAAGGGGCGCGCTCCCGTCCCTTTCTGGGCACGCCTTGGCCCGGAGGAGGGGAGGGCGCTGCGGGGCTGGGGCAGCCCCGCGGGGGCCGGGTTGGGCCTTCCTGACGTCAGTGGTCAGTGGCTGCAGGCCTTTGGGGGTCTGGGCGGAGTCGGGGAGAGGGGCCGCGACTAGATTTGGAGCTGGGGTTGGACCGGAGCCCCGGGGGCGTCTGCGTGGGAGAGAATAGGAGCTTGCAGAACTCGTAGGGTTAAGCCGCTTACTTATGTTGGGGAGAAAAGAGATTGGGGCTCCAGCTCTGGAGCGAGGCCTTGGCCGAAAAGGGGCAGGGGGAACAGGGGAGGCATTTGAccagcatttgattttttttttcctctctgtaccCAGACGTGCAGTTAGTAACTACGCATAGTATCTGAGCAGAGCAATTTTGGCAACTTGGTTCTCTCTGCATAATGAGAGGAGAAGTCTTTGTTCCACCCAGATTCATAGGTTGTGATCCTAACACTTATTTCCCTCCCCTTGTTGCTGACTTAGAGTGCTTCAAGAAGTTAATGGCACAGAGATGAACATGTAAGGCTTGAATatgctgtaaatatttttttttccacagtaaatccaaatagatttctttttttttttgtctccaatGTTGGCATGTATTGCCTTGAAATTTTACTGTAATAGAATGGAGAAACGCCTAAGAGCCTATTTTCCTTTATATAGCATATTCCTGGGTCTCATTTAGAAGGAAAATGTGCTGAACAATTTTACCTTAGGTTTTAGTGAAATGATTGCTTCTACATAGGAAGGAAAAATTATTATAGTGACCAGCCAATTAAGCCATAACAGTGTATTGTTaggggaacacacacacacacacacaaatgcttgAATTTGATGCCATTATAAATATGCAGTTTTTTTGTGAAGGAATTTTAATCTGTTTTGCACCCACTTTCCCACTTCctaattgtctttttttctttctgaagtcaGTACTAGGATTATATCATAAGAAAGCAGGGTACTATCCATTCCTAGTTACATAATGtgttcagtttttctgtttgtgAAGCCCCGTTATCAATTACTTACTAAATAGCGTTTGATATGCTTGACATATGCTGCAGTTTGAGAAACACTTCAAAATAAGTGTGAAAAGATGCAGTTTTCCTTAGTAGCTTAGTAAACTGAAAATCAGATTGCCTGGATTTAAGTTTCCCTTTGCTACTGATTGTAATCTTGGAAGAGCTGCTTACCCCACTGTTGACTAGTCTAATTTCCAAATGATAATACCTGCTTTTGTTTTAGTCTGGGAATGAGCTGTGAAGCTGAACAAAATAAAGTATTTGAAAGCAGTTTGGAAACAAAATTTAAGACATCTGTTGATTACCTTTTAATAGAATGAAGCGTTGAcagattaattaaaaatttctgaatGATCTATTTAGTATTTCTAGGTCCAAGACCTTATTGTAAGAAATAAGGGGCTTATAGAAACTATTAAAATCCATCTTTAGTCCTTGGCAGAGGTTCTTTATTACTGTGGTGACATGGCGAAAGGGTGTGTTCTTTCTATATGTGGGTCAGGATTGCTTTCCTGGTTTCAGTAGGATGTTTTCATAGTTTAGAAAATAAGGCTATGGCCAATAACTCTTACTTGAGTTTCATTTGGTATTAAATAATTCGTAGTGTACATCATTGATTTTTGATCAAGAAATAGCTTACTTTATCCCCTCTGACCTATGGTTTTCAAATAGGAGTATTCGAGATAAGCTGAAATGTGCCAAGAAGTAAATCTGTGGCCACAGAATATGATACACATTTATGGAATTGTCATCAGTTTCCCTTGAAGACttggataaaaaaaattttttttaatattaaacaaGATATATGGAGAAGTAATATTGACACTAGTTTCTAaggtaaaattcaaattttatgtttataggTTCTGTGGGGATGGGTTCAGTTTCTTTTGTCGTTTTAGAGAAAAGTTTTAGAAGAATTGCCTTAGGCTTACTCAGCTAATGAATGAGAGATTTACTTCATAGGACAGGAAATAAGTTCACTTTCTGAAGCTTTGACATTAGGCTCCAAATTACTTGAATCCTAACTATGCTCTCTTGTCTTCACCCCTATATAGGCCTGAAGGTTGTAATGGAAAGGTCACAGGATTTTAGACCCAGTTGTCCCATTCTTGCTTCTGCACTTTTTGCAGTGTGACCTGAGACAAGTAACTAACATCTCAGAGTATTAGTGTAATATTAGGTAAAATGAAGTTGGAAAGTTGTGAGAATTAATATAGATGATGTATGGGAGTGTTTAGCACAGGACCTGACATAGTGGCTGCACAGTAAATGTTAGCATGTTTTTCCCGTCCCATCTCTGCATGTTAGGATATTAACAATCCTTCAGACACATTCTTAGCAAGATACCTCATTATTCCTCTGAACTTccatgaaattttgtcatttttttatgTTACTCTTTACATTTTATGTATAATGTTTTTGTACAGAAGACTTTAATCCACGTCTTCAGGTTATAAATCCATTGCTGACCCTTGTctgagaatactttttttttttgccatttaattTTGAGACCATTACATTGAATAGCCAAAACTTACATATttcaactgatttttctttttcttttgaatttgtttttgtttgagtaAAAGGATACCGTCACAAAACACCACGCCCTCCTTTATAAGcccttcttttgtgttttatcttCTTGTTCACTGTAGTAACTCAATCATTGTAACTCAGGGGTGCAGCATGATGCTAGCACATGTacacaagtatttttaaatgagtacTTCAAACATGTTTCTACAAGTAGGAGTCTCTCCATGCCGCATCTTTAACATAGTTGATCTAATCAGGATTcccaatgttttaaaattacacctagcttttttttaaaaaacaaggtaAACTTTTCCcagattaaatttttatattttattcacagCACAGtagctcttccagaaaattttccagaagatcccctggagaagggaatggcaacccactccagtattgcctggaaaattccatggacagaggagcctggcaggctacagaccatggggtcacaaagagacatgactgagtgactaacacatataaCACACAGCTCTTCCATAGCATGTTATTAGCAGCCCTTTTGACGCATTGTCCGAGGACAATGTCCTTACCTTATGAGTTCTAAAGAGGGAGAAATTTACATTGCACCAGTCACATTCATGTCACTCTGTTAGGAAGTTGATCTCATTTTACAAGTCAGCACTATTTTAGAGAAAAAGTACTACATGAAAAATGGCAtaaaatttttgtattatttatagtTGATGCATTTGATTCAAATAATGAATTCAAATAACTCATTcgagaaatgaatgaaattctaTGACTAAGTGCCAAGTTTTGTGAAACCTATTGAAAATGGAACTTATATAAAAATCATTGAGAAAGCTTTATAGAACTGAGCTAAAATTGGTGCCTTAATGTCCATTTTGATttaacatttttcctttcttcgcttccaattttattgagatatcattGACAAACAGCACTgggtaaatttaaggtgtacataatgatttgacttgcatacattatgaaataattatcataagtttagtgaacatccatcatttcatatagatacaaaattttaaaaataggaaaaaatattttcccttgtggtgagaactcttaggatttactctcaacAACTTTCTTGTataatactgttgttgtttagttgctaagttgtgtccgactctttgtgaatgcatggactgtgtagcccgccagcctcctctgtccatgggatttcccaggcaagaatactggagtgggttgccatttccttctccaggagatcttccgccccagggatcaaacccaggtctcctgcattggaggcagattcgttaccatttgagccatcagggaagccccctgtttaATATAGAGcagtgttaattatttttatcatgtagtacattacattcctagtacttgtataact
This region includes:
- the LOC138985430 gene encoding bcl-2-binding component 3, isoforms 3/4-like, translated to MSPQRPRGSGPTPAPNLVAAPLPDSAQTPKGLQPLTTDVRKAQPGPRGAAPAPQRPPLLRAKACPERDGSAPLGCRLGLAEGRGRKNQRRQPPSRSTAAARWAPTVLKGGQCQGEGRRLGRQSRTSSEAKVWFRSGGFQSRPGPHPSAPGPHPRPQSPPRVAHLRAPGRARRNHGGESGWEARGPGPEKAGSGLEREREGGGLGSASVLPPAPSASIHQPVSPSFLASAPPEAGYRSAKPLAHCGCQAAPEPSTSPEPQPIGALPRGASGPRRAGRPGRCLRRRESRLGGPQPGARWG